One Streptomyces sp. V4I8 genomic window carries:
- a CDS encoding integrase core domain-containing protein has protein sequence MAAATRGGTVDGVILHSDRGSEYTSEAYNALCDRLGVVQSMGRVGSALDNAAAEPFHSSIKVEYIHRHRFTTRTEARLKIATWITDFFNTRRRHNAAGGLPPTEFEQIINQKRAEAHSRTQAA, from the coding sequence ATGGCCGCCGCGACACGCGGCGGCACCGTGGACGGAGTGATCCTTCATTCGGACCGCGGGTCGGAATATACGAGTGAGGCGTACAACGCGCTGTGTGACCGTCTTGGAGTGGTGCAGTCCATGGGGCGTGTGGGGTCGGCCCTGGACAACGCGGCCGCGGAGCCGTTCCACTCGTCGATCAAGGTCGAGTACATCCACCGGCACCGCTTCACCACCCGCACCGAGGCCAGGCTGAAGATCGCCACGTGGATCACGGACTTCTTCAACACGCGCCGCAGGCACAACGCCGCCGGCGGGCTGCCACCAACCGAGTTCGAACAGATCATCAATCAGAAGCGCGCTGAGGCCCATTCACGGACTCAAGCCGCATAG
- a CDS encoding IS701 family transposase has translation MKAELLDVPVEVSDREWAEEWAGRLDDLLVGVGDLFGRVETQWHGEMCVRGLLGPVSRKNGWQLAEWAGERVPWNQQHLLDRAKWDVEGVRDFTRRYAVAELADDGVGAGPGGAGVLVVDETGFAKRGKASAGVARQHSGTLGGVFPCQIGVMCAWATGAGQALIDRELYLPREWTDEPDRCRAAHVPEQRGFLTKPRLAEAMIERALPDLPQEPGKVWVAADEVYGRERAFRSFLEEHRLPYVVNVQANSPVLQRPGWRHAARLVERVAREEDWVELPAGPSQLDTRTWQWWVRRLPGEEEMVDGQAWARWLVARRRLEDPGKRDYYLGWGPADTPVEEIVLVPGARWRVEEAIKLAKSACGMADYEVRSFHGWYRHVTLAQLAAAFLVGCDAATARENGPLARTRYGQPAPTAPVAERGGPA, from the coding sequence ATGAAGGCGGAGTTGCTGGATGTCCCGGTCGAGGTGTCGGACCGGGAGTGGGCGGAGGAGTGGGCGGGGCGGCTGGACGATCTGCTGGTGGGGGTCGGGGACCTGTTCGGCCGGGTGGAGACGCAGTGGCATGGGGAGATGTGCGTCCGGGGCCTACTGGGGCCGGTCTCGCGCAAGAACGGCTGGCAGCTGGCGGAGTGGGCCGGAGAGCGTGTGCCGTGGAACCAGCAGCACTTGCTGGACCGGGCGAAGTGGGACGTGGAGGGGGTGCGGGACTTCACCCGCCGGTACGCCGTCGCCGAGCTGGCGGACGACGGCGTGGGCGCGGGGCCCGGCGGGGCCGGGGTGCTGGTGGTGGACGAGACCGGGTTCGCCAAGCGCGGGAAGGCTTCGGCCGGGGTGGCGAGGCAGCACTCCGGGACGCTCGGCGGGGTATTCCCCTGCCAGATCGGGGTGATGTGTGCGTGGGCCACCGGTGCGGGGCAGGCGTTGATCGACCGGGAGTTGTACCTGCCACGGGAATGGACGGACGAGCCGGATCGCTGCCGGGCCGCGCACGTGCCCGAGCAGCGCGGCTTCCTGACCAAGCCACGGCTGGCGGAGGCGATGATCGAGCGGGCGCTGCCCGACCTGCCTCAGGAGCCGGGGAAGGTGTGGGTGGCCGCCGACGAGGTGTACGGGCGCGAGCGTGCGTTCCGTTCCTTCCTGGAGGAACATCGTCTGCCGTACGTGGTCAACGTGCAGGCGAACTCGCCGGTGCTGCAGCGTCCGGGCTGGCGGCACGCCGCCCGGCTGGTGGAGCGGGTCGCGCGGGAGGAGGACTGGGTCGAACTGCCCGCCGGGCCCTCCCAGTTGGATACCCGCACGTGGCAGTGGTGGGTGCGGCGACTCCCCGGCGAGGAGGAGATGGTCGATGGCCAGGCGTGGGCGCGGTGGCTGGTCGCGCGACGCCGCCTGGAGGATCCCGGCAAACGCGACTACTACCTGGGCTGGGGCCCGGCCGACACCCCGGTCGAGGAGATCGTTTTGGTGCCGGGCGCGCGCTGGCGGGTGGAAGAGGCGATCAAGCTGGCGAAGTCCGCCTGCGGGATGGCTGACTACGAGGTCCGCTCTTTCCACGGCTGGTACCGGCACGTCACCCTCGCCCAGCTGGCCGCCGCGTTCCTGGTCGGCTGCGACGCAGCCACCGCCCGCGAGAACGGCCCGCTGGCCCGGACCCGCTACGGCCAGCCCGCGCCGACAGCACCCGTCGCCGAGAGAGGGGGACCCGCCTGA
- a CDS encoding ISAs1 family transposase encodes MRTSETVPARTSSPIPSALEQLGSPTDPLASSDAADLRRFLTLVADPRDARGLRYPALALLCAAASAVLTGARSLIAISEWIADAPQHVLGVLGFTADPLTGLRPVPHAATVRRLLQRVDGDALDAAIGAFLQARTPPPAKPETKAGPTQRVIAVDGKVVRGSRTATAAAIQLLAAMDHHGVVLAQRQVASKSNEIPSFAPLLDGLELENTVVTADALHTQHDHGAYLTSRGAHYVAVVKKNHPGLYTQIRKLPWRDIPLGHSTRDHAHHRDEIRRLKAAAFSHLDYPGARQAIQVVRWRRDLSTGKLTIERVYLITSLSVFDATCTELATWIRGHWGIENLLHHVRDRTFREDDSKVRTGTLPRAMASLRNLAISTFRQDGQTNIAAALRHTSRDYHRPLRTLGLT; translated from the coding sequence ATGAGAACGAGCGAGACCGTGCCTGCCCGAACATCATCGCCCATCCCTTCCGCACTGGAGCAACTGGGCTCCCCGACTGATCCCCTCGCCTCAAGCGATGCCGCTGACCTGCGGCGTTTCCTGACCCTGGTCGCCGACCCCCGCGATGCGCGAGGTCTGCGGTATCCCGCCCTCGCATTGCTGTGCGCAGCCGCCTCGGCGGTGCTGACCGGGGCCCGCTCGCTCATCGCGATCAGCGAGTGGATCGCGGATGCCCCGCAGCATGTGCTGGGCGTCCTCGGTTTCACTGCCGATCCGCTTACCGGCCTGCGGCCCGTGCCGCACGCCGCAACCGTGCGCCGCCTGCTGCAGCGTGTGGACGGCGACGCGCTCGACGCGGCGATCGGCGCGTTTCTGCAGGCCAGAACGCCGCCCCCGGCCAAGCCGGAGACGAAGGCGGGGCCAACGCAGCGGGTGATCGCGGTCGACGGCAAGGTGGTCCGCGGTTCACGGACCGCAACGGCCGCAGCGATCCAGCTGCTGGCGGCAATGGACCACCACGGCGTGGTCCTGGCCCAGCGGCAGGTCGCTTCCAAGAGCAACGAGATTCCCTCCTTCGCGCCGTTGCTGGACGGTCTCGAGCTGGAGAACACGGTGGTGACCGCCGACGCTCTGCACACCCAGCACGACCACGGGGCCTATCTGACCAGTCGCGGCGCGCACTACGTGGCCGTCGTGAAGAAGAACCATCCCGGCCTGTACACCCAGATCAGGAAGCTGCCCTGGCGGGACATCCCGCTCGGGCACAGCACTCGCGACCACGCCCACCACCGCGACGAGATCCGCCGGCTCAAAGCGGCCGCATTCAGCCACCTCGACTACCCCGGCGCCCGCCAGGCGATCCAAGTCGTCCGGTGGCGACGCGACTTGAGCACCGGGAAACTGACCATCGAGCGCGTCTACCTGATCACCAGCCTGAGCGTCTTCGACGCCACCTGCACCGAGCTCGCCACATGGATCAGAGGCCACTGGGGCATCGAGAACCTCCTGCACCACGTCCGGGACCGCACGTTCCGAGAGGACGACTCCAAGGTCCGCACCGGCACCCTGCCCCGCGCCATGGCCTCCCTGCGCAACCTCGCCATCAGCACCTTCCGCCAGGACGGCCAGACGAACATCGCCGCCGCCCTCCGCCACACCAGCCGCGACTACCACCGGCCCCTACGAACCCTCGGTCTCACATGA
- the istA gene encoding IS21 family transposase, with translation MISVEDWAEIRRLHRAEQMPIRAIARKLGISRTTVRRAVASDRPPKYERAPKGSIVDAAEPKIRELLEVWPDMPATVVAERIGWQHGMTVLRDRVRELKLDYLPADPASRAVYAPGELVQCDLWFPPSAIPLGFGQTGCPPVLVMVAGYSRWIMARMLPSKAAADPIAGHWRLLTGLGAVPKALVWDNEAAVGSWRGGSPQLTEDFAAFAGLLGIRIIQCRPGDPEAKGLVERANGYLETSFLPGRVFASPTDFNIQLANWLTKANRRLHRTLQARPSERIEADKARMLTLPPVDPPGWWRSSLRLPRDHYVRLDTNDYSVHPLAIGRRIEVKADLDQVLAFCEGTEVARHARCWARHQSLTDPTHTAAAKADRERARKRPAAANQLDVEQRPLDTYDRIFGVIDGGLSTGEGVA, from the coding sequence GTGATCAGCGTGGAGGACTGGGCGGAGATCCGCCGGTTGCACCGGGCCGAGCAGATGCCGATCCGGGCGATCGCACGGAAGTTGGGGATCTCGCGGACCACGGTGCGCCGGGCAGTGGCCAGCGACCGGCCGCCGAAGTACGAACGGGCGCCCAAGGGATCGATCGTGGACGCGGCCGAGCCGAAGATCCGCGAACTGCTCGAGGTGTGGCCGGACATGCCGGCGACCGTGGTGGCCGAGCGGATCGGCTGGCAGCACGGCATGACCGTGCTGCGGGATCGGGTGCGGGAGCTCAAGCTCGACTACCTGCCGGCAGACCCGGCCTCCCGGGCGGTCTATGCGCCCGGCGAACTGGTCCAGTGCGACCTGTGGTTCCCGCCCTCGGCGATCCCGCTGGGGTTCGGGCAGACGGGCTGTCCGCCGGTGCTGGTGATGGTGGCCGGCTACTCGCGGTGGATCATGGCGAGGATGCTCCCGAGCAAGGCCGCGGCCGACCCGATCGCCGGGCACTGGCGGCTTTTGACCGGGCTCGGAGCCGTCCCGAAGGCTCTGGTCTGGGACAACGAGGCCGCGGTCGGCTCCTGGCGGGGCGGCAGTCCCCAGCTGACCGAGGACTTCGCGGCGTTCGCGGGACTGCTGGGCATCCGCATCATCCAGTGCCGCCCCGGCGACCCGGAGGCCAAGGGCCTGGTCGAGCGAGCCAACGGCTATCTGGAGACCAGCTTCCTGCCCGGCCGGGTCTTCGCCTCGCCGACCGACTTCAACATCCAACTGGCGAACTGGCTGACCAAGGCCAACCGGCGCCTGCACCGCACCCTGCAGGCCCGCCCGTCCGAGCGGATCGAGGCGGACAAGGCCAGGATGCTGACTCTGCCACCGGTCGATCCGCCGGGCTGGTGGCGATCCAGCCTGCGCCTACCGCGCGACCACTACGTCCGCCTCGACACCAACGACTACTCCGTCCACCCGCTGGCCATCGGCCGCCGCATCGAGGTGAAGGCAGACCTGGACCAGGTCCTGGCCTTCTGCGAGGGCACCGAGGTCGCCCGGCATGCCCGCTGCTGGGCCCGCCATCAGTCCCTCACCGACCCCACCCACACGGCCGCCGCGAAAGCCGACCGCGAACGGGCCCGGAAACGGCCCGCTGCGGCCAACCAACTCGACGTCGAACAACGGCCGCTGGACACCTACGACCGGATCTTCGGCGTCATCGACGGCGGCCTCAGCACCGGTGAGGGAGTCGCCTGA
- a CDS encoding gamma carbonic anhydrase family protein, protein MPVYALGSAAPEIHPDAFVHPDAVIVGRVTLRAKANVWPCATLRGDYGEIVIGEQTSVQDGCVLHADLDAATVIGARCVLGHLAHLEGCRVGDGTLIGAGAVVLKGAEVGAGAMVGAGALLTPGTVVPARARALGVPARVEPDHMPENAFADGVALYVRNAERYRWELRRID, encoded by the coding sequence ATGCCGGTGTATGCACTGGGCTCAGCTGCCCCGGAAATCCATCCGGACGCCTTTGTGCATCCGGACGCTGTGATTGTCGGACGTGTGACATTGCGGGCCAAAGCGAATGTGTGGCCCTGTGCCACGCTACGTGGCGATTACGGCGAAATCGTGATTGGGGAACAGACTTCGGTGCAGGACGGCTGCGTCCTGCACGCTGATCTCGATGCTGCAACCGTGATCGGTGCACGCTGCGTGCTCGGCCACCTCGCGCACCTGGAAGGGTGCAGGGTTGGAGATGGGACGCTGATCGGTGCCGGCGCAGTGGTCCTAAAGGGCGCCGAGGTTGGTGCCGGAGCCATGGTGGGGGCAGGGGCGCTGCTGACGCCTGGCACGGTGGTCCCGGCGCGAGCCAGAGCACTGGGGGTTCCGGCACGAGTCGAGCCAGACCATATGCCCGAGAATGCATTCGCGGACGGAGTCGCCCTCTACGTCCGCAACGCCGAACGATACCGGTGGGAGCTGCGCCGAATCGACTGA
- a CDS encoding GNAT family N-acetyltransferase, which produces MYDHATTDRHPVDRPHWYLGYIGVVPVYRSHGVGSALLRHVLEVCDKQALGSYLEASSERSAKLYGRHGFQQTGPAIQLPDGGPKMLPMWREPERTEPKGPLPRENSRRRRAVVAFRLRRRLALAAPASQEEVLQDGTDVLFRCRTTMPPDAYAPG; this is translated from the coding sequence ATGTACGACCACGCCACTACCGACCGACACCCCGTTGACCGGCCGCACTGGTACCTCGGCTACATCGGCGTCGTACCCGTCTACCGCTCCCACGGCGTCGGCAGCGCATTGCTGCGCCACGTCCTGGAAGTGTGCGACAAACAAGCACTGGGCTCCTACCTTGAGGCAAGCAGCGAACGCAGCGCCAAACTCTACGGCCGGCACGGCTTCCAACAGACAGGGCCGGCCATCCAACTCCCCGACGGAGGGCCGAAGATGCTGCCGATGTGGCGCGAGCCCGAACGGACTGAACCAAAGGGGCCCCTGCCCCGGGAGAACAGCCGCCGAAGGCGAGCGGTCGTCGCATTCCGCCTCCGTCGTCGACTCGCCTTGGCTGCACCTGCCAGTCAGGAAGAGGTCCTCCAGGACGGCACTGATGTGCTCTTCCGGTGCCGGACGACCATGCCCCCGGACGCTTACGCGCCGGGCTGA
- a CDS encoding STAS domain-containing protein, whose protein sequence is MNITLSTGADLRQALVTVSGELDIATAEVLRDKLVAAVAVHEETVIDLAGLDFCDCTGIGTLVAAQNLARSLGHRLQTCRIPDHLQRLLQITQTRLGHTNPPPHTRHQAVRLGKAPGRTAA, encoded by the coding sequence ATGAACATCACGCTGAGCACCGGCGCTGACCTGCGCCAAGCGTTGGTCACTGTTTCTGGTGAGCTGGACATCGCCACTGCCGAGGTCCTGCGCGACAAGCTTGTTGCCGCTGTGGCTGTACATGAGGAGACGGTCATTGACCTTGCGGGGCTGGACTTCTGCGATTGCACGGGCATCGGCACTCTGGTTGCCGCCCAGAACCTCGCCCGGAGTCTCGGCCATCGGCTCCAGACGTGCCGCATCCCAGACCACTTACAGCGGCTGTTACAGATCACCCAAACACGGCTGGGACACACCAACCCGCCCCCTCACACGCGGCACCAGGCGGTCCGTCTCGGGAAAGCTCCTGGCCGGACGGCAGCATGA
- a CDS encoding helix-turn-helix domain-containing protein, with product MSMSLEERVRSAVAALLHAAGESQTDLAAALGVSQAQVSRRQSGVASWGLGDCEVVAAHYGIDVLELLAGPTRATEALPAERRRPLLRPAHAARSVIAERGVR from the coding sequence ATGAGTATGAGCCTCGAAGAGCGAGTGCGGTCGGCTGTGGCGGCACTCCTGCACGCGGCCGGGGAGTCACAGACTGATCTCGCCGCAGCCTTGGGAGTGAGTCAGGCCCAGGTCAGCCGCCGCCAGTCCGGCGTCGCATCCTGGGGTCTGGGCGACTGCGAGGTTGTCGCCGCGCATTACGGTATCGATGTGCTCGAGCTCCTGGCGGGGCCCACTCGGGCCACGGAGGCGCTGCCCGCTGAGCGTCGCCGTCCTCTCCTCCGTCCGGCCCACGCTGCACGTTCGGTGATTGCCGAGAGGGGGGTGCGATGA
- a CDS encoding class I SAM-dependent methyltransferase translates to MTTAHHAVQRPRHLNDIPGWFPLLDQVLFDWLLNRQKTTGVRGDLLEVGVYMGKSAIFLGRYLQEGERYTVCDLFEGDAPDDANRAESTKSYAALTRQAFEANYLSFHDELPRVVQGPSSLVTDEVERGSCRFAHIDGSHLYEHVHGDIGAARDALLPDGIVALDDFRSEHTPGVSVAVWEAVLNRGLRPICLTTQKLYGTWGDPEPVQQELLAMAQGRSDCGVSVQHAAGHCLVRLKSKGVKAPDFPSSRYAEEPEPIAPLPADKSVATTKETKPAPHRHAHRLATDLLPPLLTRAIRKARPANRHAAKPHS, encoded by the coding sequence ATGACCACTGCACATCATGCGGTACAGCGACCCCGTCACCTCAACGACATTCCGGGCTGGTTCCCCTTACTCGATCAGGTGCTCTTCGATTGGCTTCTGAACCGGCAGAAGACCACTGGAGTCCGCGGCGATCTCCTGGAAGTCGGGGTCTACATGGGCAAGAGCGCGATTTTCCTGGGCCGCTATCTCCAGGAGGGCGAACGCTATACCGTGTGCGATCTCTTCGAGGGCGATGCCCCCGACGACGCCAACCGGGCGGAGTCGACGAAATCGTACGCCGCCCTCACTCGCCAGGCCTTCGAAGCAAACTACCTGTCCTTCCATGACGAACTTCCGCGGGTGGTGCAGGGACCCAGCTCACTGGTGACCGATGAGGTGGAGCGAGGTTCTTGTCGCTTCGCTCATATCGACGGCTCACACTTGTACGAACACGTGCACGGCGACATCGGCGCCGCGCGAGATGCCCTGCTGCCGGACGGCATCGTCGCCCTCGACGACTTCCGCTCTGAGCACACACCCGGCGTCTCCGTGGCCGTGTGGGAGGCCGTGCTCAATCGAGGCCTGCGCCCCATCTGCCTCACCACGCAGAAGCTGTACGGTACTTGGGGCGACCCCGAACCAGTGCAGCAAGAGTTGCTGGCGATGGCCCAGGGGCGCAGCGACTGCGGGGTCAGCGTGCAGCATGCTGCCGGACACTGCCTCGTTCGTCTGAAGTCCAAAGGCGTGAAGGCCCCTGACTTTCCGTCGTCCCGTTACGCGGAGGAACCCGAGCCCATCGCACCCCTCCCCGCCGACAAGTCAGTGGCAACCACCAAAGAGACCAAGCCGGCCCCGCACCGCCACGCCCACCGTCTGGCGACCGACCTGCTGCCCCCGCTCCTCACCCGAGCCATCCGCAAGGCCCGACCGGCAAACAGGCACGCCGCAAAGCCCCACTCCTAG
- a CDS encoding transposase family protein, protein MSWNVTAGLDKDQLDGLVVRVHQALVEDPDPAVSPARMWSLGLYRSVVLVLFLLRQNPVQEAAAELFGVSQATVSRRWTGLLPVVEKALAGHVPDPVEASAGRIVLIDGTLVTTWDWASEGTAMFSGKHRDTGFNLQIAATLSGDLLAVSEPVPGSRHDMYAWRQSHFPETFAERQSMGDLGYVGSGMLTARRKPPGQQRPTGAKIYNRSISSLRAAIERAIAHLKDWKILATRYRGPLAKFPLVAKTVTALTFYKKGW, encoded by the coding sequence TTGAGCTGGAACGTTACGGCAGGGTTAGACAAGGATCAACTGGACGGGCTGGTGGTGCGGGTCCATCAGGCGCTCGTGGAGGACCCGGATCCTGCGGTGTCTCCGGCGCGGATGTGGTCGCTGGGCCTGTACCGGTCGGTGGTCCTGGTGCTGTTCCTCCTGCGGCAGAACCCCGTCCAGGAAGCGGCGGCGGAACTGTTCGGTGTCAGCCAGGCCACTGTTTCCCGGCGGTGGACGGGGCTGCTTCCGGTGGTGGAGAAGGCCCTCGCCGGGCATGTCCCTGATCCTGTGGAAGCCTCAGCCGGCCGGATCGTGCTCATCGACGGGACCCTGGTCACCACGTGGGACTGGGCGAGCGAAGGCACCGCTATGTTCTCCGGCAAGCATCGTGACACCGGCTTCAACCTGCAGATCGCCGCCACGCTGTCCGGAGACCTGCTCGCGGTGTCCGAGCCTGTCCCGGGCTCCCGCCACGACATGTACGCCTGGCGCCAGTCCCACTTCCCGGAGACCTTCGCAGAACGGCAGAGCATGGGCGATCTTGGGTACGTGGGTTCCGGCATGCTCACCGCGAGACGCAAACCACCTGGTCAGCAACGCCCCACTGGCGCCAAGATCTACAACCGGAGCATCAGCAGCCTCCGCGCCGCCATTGAGCGAGCGATCGCACACCTGAAGGACTGGAAGATCCTCGCGACCCGCTACCGCGGCCCCCTGGCCAAGTTCCCCCTCGTCGCCAAAACCGTCACCGCCCTCACCTTCTACAAAAAGGGCTGGTGA
- a CDS encoding helix-turn-helix domain-containing protein: MTDFGAIDALLAGARKEVPLPPAEERRALREELNVSRAQLAHALGVSPSTVGGWESGRDPGGEVREKYAYFLEGARTKLAAETAEDTPIGEDQGGTPSIAVQSVDQGDDVDVLAAPQPCVLCGHPAGHQVAGFPQHMDPAECEKAKAAPATKDWGPKSSPHTESQRPTSTGRQVSAAHPVKVVPVGRRLKTADAPDLIGSAVAAALAEHAGDLEAATNALVRRAIPDVMALLDHSRKGGRYDVVAHPWLPDILRKQSSRGADQIWEARPKWTRPELPPGEHLVTALDMNGAYLSALKTHLPLGQLEHSTGNHHDRRRAGVHLITPPDWDHDAYLPNPIGNRDEPGPLWVTESTLRLLLRISGPKYGLCDPPEIHESWTSGATEVLLEKLRVILKEARDRAIAEGDEVTLEYVKAMYSKFVSTLGESNYNRELYRADWMHLIRSQAFANLWWKAHRAYDEGLMVVRAMGTDELHVIGDWGAVFPEGRGVTEVKIKDVYTIGTPDTAV; encoded by the coding sequence ATGACGGACTTCGGTGCGATCGACGCTTTGCTCGCGGGGGCCAGGAAGGAGGTCCCGCTTCCGCCCGCAGAAGAGCGACGAGCTTTGCGCGAGGAGCTGAACGTCTCGCGCGCTCAGCTGGCACACGCTTTGGGCGTGAGCCCGTCCACGGTCGGGGGCTGGGAGTCCGGGCGCGACCCTGGTGGCGAAGTGCGGGAGAAGTACGCTTACTTCCTTGAGGGTGCACGAACCAAGCTGGCTGCCGAAACGGCAGAAGACACGCCGATCGGGGAGGACCAGGGCGGCACCCCCTCCATCGCCGTGCAGAGCGTCGACCAGGGTGACGACGTCGACGTGCTGGCGGCACCTCAGCCCTGTGTACTGTGCGGGCACCCCGCCGGCCACCAGGTCGCGGGATTCCCGCAGCACATGGACCCTGCCGAGTGTGAAAAGGCAAAAGCCGCACCGGCGACAAAGGACTGGGGGCCGAAGAGCTCGCCGCACACCGAATCTCAGCGACCCACGTCCACCGGTCGGCAGGTTTCGGCGGCACACCCGGTGAAGGTCGTGCCCGTCGGCCGACGCCTGAAGACGGCAGATGCTCCAGATCTCATCGGCTCCGCTGTGGCGGCCGCACTCGCCGAGCATGCCGGTGACCTTGAGGCGGCAACCAACGCACTGGTGAGGCGGGCGATCCCGGACGTGATGGCACTGCTGGACCACAGCCGCAAGGGCGGCCGCTACGACGTCGTCGCGCACCCCTGGCTGCCCGACATCCTGCGCAAGCAGTCCTCCCGTGGCGCCGACCAGATCTGGGAAGCCCGCCCCAAGTGGACGAGGCCCGAACTACCCCCCGGCGAGCATCTGGTCACCGCACTTGACATGAACGGTGCCTACTTGAGCGCGCTGAAGACTCATCTGCCGCTCGGCCAACTGGAGCACTCCACCGGAAACCACCACGATCGCCGCCGCGCCGGCGTACACCTGATCACCCCACCGGACTGGGACCACGACGCTTACCTGCCGAACCCGATCGGCAACCGTGACGAACCCGGCCCGCTGTGGGTAACCGAGTCGACCCTGCGCCTGCTATTGCGGATTTCGGGTCCGAAGTACGGCCTTTGCGATCCGCCGGAGATCCACGAGTCGTGGACCTCGGGGGCTACGGAGGTTTTGCTGGAGAAGTTGCGTGTCATCCTGAAGGAGGCCAGGGACCGCGCAATCGCCGAGGGCGATGAGGTGACGCTGGAGTACGTCAAGGCGATGTACTCGAAATTCGTGTCCACGCTGGGGGAGTCCAACTACAACCGGGAGCTATACCGCGCCGACTGGATGCACTTGATCCGATCGCAGGCCTTCGCGAACCTGTGGTGGAAGGCGCACCGCGCATACGACGAGGGCCTGATGGTCGTTCGTGCAATGGGCACTGACGAATTGCACGTCATCGGTGACTGGGGCGCAGTGTTCCCCGAAGGCCGCGGCGTCACCGAGGTAAAGATCAAGGACGTTTACACCATCGGCACGCCCGACACGGCGGTCTAG
- a CDS encoding IS701 family transposase, which produces MTTIKEQVAVEATIAGQEWTAAFGAVMAEVADCFPRREPRLLAREMTEGMLMELDTRNCWTLGEALGHSGPHRLQHFLSRGVWDHDLARDRLMTWAAGELADDQAVLIVDETGDEKSSTDCVGAAHQYAGALGGIGLCQVSVHLTYASVSGHTLIDRALYLGAGWAADEERRLLTHVPDETLFATKPQLAAAMLQRVRALGIPARWLAGDEVYGGRELRRHARALGLDYALAVRADHRVTTPAGRFTATELAARLPRRTWMRMRTGHGTKGDRHYDWAMIGVLADDTPESAGPGHSYLLVRRHRYTRELSFYRCHSATAVTMATLVDVVCCRWKIEEDFQAGKSDCGLDEGQTTCWNSWMRWSLISMLAAAILAVTQARAAAQTPSGPLAPSSTRELLRLLRATALRPPRRDLEHLLHWSAWRRHHQQQATEAHRRWNNITAAATT; this is translated from the coding sequence GTGACGACGATCAAGGAACAGGTGGCCGTGGAGGCCACGATAGCCGGGCAGGAGTGGACGGCCGCGTTCGGGGCGGTGATGGCCGAGGTCGCTGACTGCTTCCCGCGCCGGGAACCGCGCCTGCTGGCGCGGGAGATGACCGAGGGCATGCTGATGGAGCTCGATACGCGCAACTGCTGGACGCTCGGCGAGGCGCTGGGGCACTCGGGCCCGCACCGGCTGCAGCACTTCCTCTCCCGTGGTGTGTGGGACCACGATCTGGCCCGCGACCGGCTCATGACCTGGGCGGCCGGTGAACTCGCGGACGACCAGGCGGTGTTGATCGTGGACGAGACCGGTGATGAGAAGTCCTCGACCGACTGCGTGGGAGCGGCCCACCAGTACGCCGGGGCGCTCGGCGGTATCGGTCTGTGCCAGGTCTCCGTCCACCTCACCTACGCCTCGGTAAGCGGGCACACGCTGATCGACCGCGCCCTCTACCTGGGCGCCGGGTGGGCCGCCGACGAGGAACGCCGCCTGCTCACCCACGTCCCCGACGAGACCCTGTTCGCCACCAAGCCACAGCTCGCGGCCGCCATGCTGCAGCGTGTACGTGCCCTGGGGATACCGGCCCGCTGGCTGGCCGGCGACGAGGTGTACGGCGGTCGCGAGCTGCGACGGCATGCACGGGCACTCGGCCTCGACTACGCCCTCGCGGTCCGCGCCGACCACCGCGTCACCACCCCAGCCGGCCGCTTCACCGCCACCGAACTCGCCGCCCGCTTACCCCGCCGCACCTGGATGCGCATGCGTACCGGCCACGGGACCAAGGGCGACCGTCACTACGACTGGGCCATGATCGGCGTCCTCGCCGACGACACCCCCGAAAGCGCCGGGCCGGGCCACTCCTACCTGCTGGTGCGCCGCCACCGCTACACCCGCGAACTCTCCTTCTACCGCTGCCACTCCGCAACCGCGGTCACCATGGCCACCCTGGTCGATGTGGTGTGCTGCAGATGGAAAATCGAAGAGGACTTCCAGGCCGGAAAATCCGACTGCGGCCTGGACGAGGGCCAGACCACCTGCTGGAACTCCTGGATGCGCTGGAGCCTGATCAGCATGCTCGCCGCAGCCATCCTGGCCGTCACCCAAGCCCGCGCCGCCGCCCAGACACCCAGCGGCCCACTCGCCCCCTCAAGCACCCGCGAGCTGCTGCGACTCCTACGCGCCACCGCCCTGCGCCCTCCCCGCCGCGACCTGGAGCACCTCCTGCACTGGTCCGCATGGCGCCGCCACCATCAACAGCAAGCCACCGAAGCCCACCGCCGCTGGAACAACATCACCGCCGCAGCAACCACCTGA